A section of the Brevundimonas sp. AJA228-03 genome encodes:
- a CDS encoding lipid A-modifier LpxR family protein, giving the protein MTLAVPASAQTWVNQNWSADQQATATAITARLNSRPAFAVAAEAGFGPGLEVADAFAPAEMRNPFAAATTRDVWIEGDGHADRLRMRTRGELRRADGAPLPVSPLDHGAFLAEGYDVSFSRGWPVARGYTASGLEVTLTPHAGIGVGDRGGLAEAGATLRIGRGIDRLVPEGSAEFGQRARWYLYAAGSGTAVGYNFARNRDGDYARSGVSRDSGNFLGDASVGVALRRGDMQGSFGIVYREIEAEGLRSGRGLDNDVTEGLVAFQLSIKPQW; this is encoded by the coding sequence GTGACCCTGGCGGTCCCGGCCTCTGCCCAGACGTGGGTGAACCAGAACTGGTCGGCAGACCAGCAGGCGACAGCCACCGCCATCACCGCCCGGCTGAATAGCCGACCCGCCTTCGCTGTCGCAGCCGAGGCCGGGTTCGGACCCGGCCTCGAAGTGGCCGATGCCTTCGCTCCAGCGGAAATGCGCAACCCCTTCGCGGCCGCCACGACGCGGGATGTCTGGATCGAGGGCGATGGCCATGCCGACCGCCTGCGGATGCGGACTCGCGGCGAACTGCGCCGCGCCGACGGTGCCCCCCTTCCCGTCTCGCCGCTGGACCATGGTGCCTTCCTGGCCGAGGGCTATGACGTCAGCTTTTCGCGCGGCTGGCCGGTCGCGCGCGGCTATACGGCCTCGGGGCTGGAGGTCACCCTGACGCCGCACGCCGGCATCGGGGTCGGCGACCGCGGCGGTCTGGCGGAGGCGGGAGCCACGCTGAGGATCGGACGCGGTATCGACCGGCTGGTTCCCGAGGGCAGTGCCGAATTCGGCCAACGCGCGCGATGGTATCTGTATGCTGCCGGATCGGGGACGGCCGTCGGCTACAATTTCGCCCGCAACCGTGACGGCGACTATGCCCGCTCGGGCGTCAGTCGCGACAGCGGCAACTTCCTGGGGGATGCCTCGGTCGGCGTGGCGCTTCGCCGGGGCGACATGCAGGGCTCGTTCGGCATCGTCTACCGCGAGATAGAAGCGGAAGGGCTGCGCAGTGGCCGTGGCCTCGACAACGACGTCACCGAGGGTCTGGTGGCCTTCCAGCTGTCGATCAAGCCGCAGTGGTAG
- a CDS encoding magnesium transporter CorA family protein produces the protein MIRLYRAGCAACESVEIDVAGPWNMPADTLWIDLIEPTRAEDLAVERALGIAIPTREEMSELEASSRLYREGGATYVTADIIHNGDADLPGSDPVTFVLTAGPMVTIRYFDPRPFTQFTDKLERDPSLCATGLEMFLNLMEAIIDRASDVLARTAHKVEAVGNHVFSDGKRVGFEHLVTKLGRAHIANARIEQSLAGLARAFAFVGFDDRMDEAPEACEHLKSLASDAASLISHNQAVAAGINFQLSAALGFINIEQSSIFKVFSIFSAVLMPPTLIGAIYGMNFEHMPELRWAGGYPMALVVMAVSALLPLLWFRRKGWI, from the coding sequence ATGATCCGCCTCTATCGCGCCGGTTGCGCCGCCTGTGAATCCGTCGAGATCGACGTCGCAGGCCCATGGAATATGCCGGCCGACACCCTGTGGATCGACCTGATCGAGCCGACACGCGCGGAGGACCTGGCCGTTGAAAGGGCGCTCGGCATCGCTATTCCGACGCGCGAGGAAATGAGCGAGCTGGAGGCCTCCAGCCGACTGTATCGCGAGGGCGGCGCGACCTATGTCACCGCCGACATCATCCATAACGGCGACGCCGACCTGCCGGGGAGCGATCCCGTCACCTTCGTCCTGACCGCGGGGCCGATGGTCACCATCCGCTACTTCGACCCGCGTCCCTTCACCCAGTTTACCGACAAGCTCGAACGCGACCCTTCGCTGTGCGCGACGGGCCTGGAGATGTTCCTGAACCTGATGGAGGCGATCATCGACCGTGCCTCCGATGTGCTGGCCAGGACCGCGCACAAGGTCGAGGCGGTCGGCAACCACGTCTTTTCAGACGGCAAGCGCGTCGGGTTCGAGCATCTGGTGACCAAGCTGGGCCGCGCCCACATCGCCAATGCCCGCATCGAACAAAGTCTGGCCGGGCTGGCCCGCGCCTTCGCCTTCGTCGGCTTCGACGACCGGATGGACGAGGCGCCCGAGGCCTGCGAGCATCTGAAATCCCTGGCCAGCGACGCCGCCAGTCTGATCTCGCACAATCAGGCGGTGGCGGCGGGGATCAATTTCCAGCTGTCGGCGGCGCTCGGCTTCATCAACATCGAGCAGTCGTCGATCTTCAAGGTCTTCTCGATTTTCAGCGCGGTCCTGATGCCGCCGACGCTCATCGGCGCCATCTACGGCATGAATTTCGAGCATATGCCCGAGCTGCGCTGGGCCGGCGGCTATCCGATGGCCCTGGTCGTCATGGCTGTCTCGGCCTTGCTGCCGCTGCTGTGGTTCAGGCGCAAGGGCTGGATCTGA
- a CDS encoding CHAP domain-containing protein, whose protein sequence is MLKRLTAAAVAATLGLFALAPAVVATPARAEDPYWQCVTFARMFSGINIFGDAWTWWSQAVDRFRTGRAPETGSVLVFRPEGRMSRGHVAVVSDILTDRVIRVTHANWGGSRGRVEENVTVVDVSGANDWSEVKVWYNPINDLGTTVYPTYGFIYNGARDAYDAGRQMAANASSPAGQP, encoded by the coding sequence ATGTTGAAACGACTCACTGCCGCCGCAGTTGCGGCGACCCTCGGTCTTTTTGCGCTGGCCCCTGCCGTGGTGGCCACGCCTGCGAGAGCCGAGGATCCCTACTGGCAGTGCGTGACGTTCGCGCGGATGTTCTCCGGCATCAATATCTTCGGTGACGCCTGGACCTGGTGGAGCCAGGCGGTCGACCGGTTCCGCACCGGCCGCGCGCCCGAGACCGGCTCGGTTCTGGTGTTTCGCCCCGAAGGCCGTATGAGCCGGGGCCATGTCGCCGTGGTGTCCGACATCCTGACCGACCGCGTCATTCGCGTGACCCACGCCAACTGGGGCGGCAGCCGGGGCCGGGTCGAGGAGAATGTGACCGTCGTCGATGTCTCCGGTGCCAACGACTGGAGCGAGGTGAAGGTGTGGTACAATCCGATCAATGACCTGGGCACCACCGTCTATCCGACCTATGGCTTCATCTATAACGGTGCCCGCGACGCCTATGACGCCGGTCGCCAGATGGCCGCGAATGCCAGCTCGCCCGCCGGTCAGCCCTGA
- a CDS encoding fibronectin type III domain-containing protein translates to MKQGIVKLLAALMATFLWTGTALADAPSMARTWHWNVGSTSAGLSMAANDAGLPGHFWFELGTSPDLSDAHTVGDERNDQGYGGVVQSHATMSDLRPGTTYYYRAHVRNYDGQAQSGIQSFTTAAASAIAAPSISFEKSQPYEGGWMFDFVVDGHGLGGEVRVSFSTSPDMSNAREILVDRIEAGPTGQGIHAIVPPVTYPDRTTIYVRAVATSSAGTSSANAQMVYRNADY, encoded by the coding sequence ATGAAGCAAGGAATCGTGAAACTGCTCGCCGCATTGATGGCAACGTTCTTGTGGACCGGGACGGCCCTGGCCGACGCGCCGTCGATGGCACGCACATGGCACTGGAATGTCGGCTCCACCTCGGCCGGTCTCAGCATGGCGGCCAATGATGCGGGCCTGCCGGGGCATTTCTGGTTCGAACTCGGCACGTCCCCCGATCTGTCGGATGCGCATACCGTCGGCGACGAGCGGAACGATCAGGGTTATGGCGGCGTCGTCCAATCGCATGCCACGATGTCCGACCTGCGTCCGGGGACCACCTATTACTACCGGGCGCATGTCCGCAATTACGACGGCCAGGCGCAGAGCGGGATCCAGTCGTTCACGACCGCTGCGGCTTCTGCCATTGCGGCACCGAGCATCAGCTTCGAAAAGTCCCAGCCCTACGAGGGCGGCTGGATGTTCGATTTCGTGGTCGACGGGCATGGGCTGGGCGGGGAGGTGCGGGTCTCGTTCAGCACCAGCCCGGACATGAGCAACGCGCGCGAAATCCTTGTTGATCGGATCGAGGCCGGGCCCACGGGCCAAGGGATCCATGCCATCGTGCCGCCCGTGACCTACCCCGACCGGACGACGATCTATGTACGGGCCGTCGCCACATCTTCAGCGGGCACAAGCAGCGCCAATGCGCAGATGGTCTATCGCAACGCCGACTACTGA
- a CDS encoding acyltransferase — protein sequence MISGSAPADLRPLTALRFFAAAWVALYAFWPNLDVAFVPTLVTKGYLGVELFFVLSGFILSHVYLAAHGEKRFSYGGFLWARIARVYPLHLATLIGVGVLGLAAVAMGMAIDANILSWPSLPANLLMLHAWGLAPQSGWNHSSWSISAEWFAYLAFPAFAFVAWRLRDRPVLALVGAAAFMIGLYAAFQALAGFSLTEATIRWGALRIVPCFALGCALYLMHRRRTLPRPGWIAGACVLAMAVAGSLGAPDGALVLLGGGLILALASLPNTGWLASRPAVYLGEISYAVYMVLVPWQLLAVNLAARVTGAEDKKLQLFVWLAVVLALPVVAAIAHHLVERPARRVLRAMAGRRAARKASARETPQPA from the coding sequence ATGATCTCCGGTTCCGCCCCCGCAGACCTTCGCCCGCTGACCGCCCTGCGGTTCTTCGCGGCCGCCTGGGTGGCGCTGTATGCCTTCTGGCCCAATCTGGATGTCGCCTTCGTGCCGACCCTGGTGACCAAGGGCTATCTGGGGGTCGAGCTGTTCTTCGTCCTGTCCGGCTTCATCCTCAGCCACGTCTATCTGGCGGCCCATGGCGAGAAGCGGTTCAGCTATGGCGGCTTCCTGTGGGCGCGGATCGCGCGGGTCTATCCGCTGCATCTGGCGACCCTGATCGGCGTCGGAGTGCTGGGCCTCGCCGCCGTCGCTATGGGGATGGCGATCGACGCCAATATCCTCAGCTGGCCGTCGCTGCCCGCCAATCTTCTGATGCTGCACGCCTGGGGCCTGGCTCCGCAGTCGGGCTGGAACCATTCGTCCTGGTCGATCTCGGCAGAGTGGTTCGCCTATCTGGCCTTCCCGGCCTTCGCCTTTGTGGCCTGGCGACTGCGCGACCGGCCCGTGCTGGCGCTGGTCGGGGCCGCCGCCTTCATGATCGGCCTGTATGCTGCGTTCCAGGCGCTGGCCGGCTTCTCCCTGACCGAGGCGACCATTCGCTGGGGCGCGCTGCGGATCGTTCCCTGCTTCGCCCTGGGCTGTGCGCTCTATCTGATGCACCGTCGCCGGACCCTGCCGCGTCCGGGCTGGATCGCCGGGGCGTGCGTTCTGGCCATGGCCGTCGCCGGATCGCTGGGCGCGCCCGATGGGGCTTTGGTGCTGCTTGGCGGGGGGCTGATCCTCGCCCTGGCCTCCCTGCCCAATACCGGCTGGCTGGCCTCGCGCCCGGCGGTCTATCTGGGTGAGATCAGCTATGCCGTCTATATGGTGCTGGTGCCGTGGCAACTGCTGGCGGTGAACCTGGCCGCCCGCGTCACAGGGGCCGAGGACAAGAAGCTTCAACTCTTCGTGTGGCTGGCCGTCGTGCTGGCCCTGCCCGTAGTGGCCGCCATCGCCCATCACCTGGTCGAACGCCCGGCGCGACGGGTCCTGCGGGCTATGGCCGGGCGCAGGGCGGCGCGGAAGGCCTCGGCCAGGGAGACGCCCCAGCCGGCCTGA
- a CDS encoding COG3650 family protein, with the protein MRLVLPVLTSLILMAALGGCSKASETEAEPAPETVTAPVVIGGVDLTRPVRVLGTEPFWAIDIADQDLVLTRPDVADVTAPVASPIVTGTTAVYTGTTDSGQTVVLTLIATECSDGMSDRLYPLTARVELGEETLNGCGTTPEALAQAPAV; encoded by the coding sequence ATGCGCCTCGTCCTGCCCGTCCTGACCTCCCTGATCCTGATGGCCGCCCTGGGTGGCTGCTCGAAGGCGTCGGAGACCGAGGCGGAGCCCGCGCCCGAGACGGTGACCGCTCCGGTCGTCATCGGTGGCGTCGACCTGACCCGGCCGGTGCGGGTGCTGGGGACCGAGCCCTTCTGGGCCATCGACATCGCCGATCAGGACCTGGTTCTGACCCGCCCGGACGTGGCCGACGTCACGGCGCCCGTCGCCTCTCCGATCGTGACCGGCACCACGGCCGTCTACACCGGCACGACCGATTCCGGTCAGACCGTGGTGCTGACCCTGATCGCGACCGAATGCTCGGACGGCATGAGCGACCGGCTGTATCCGCTGACGGCCAGGGTCGAGCTCGGCGAGGAGACGCTGAACGGCTGTGGCACGACGCCCGAAGCTTTGGCGCAGGCTCCTGCTGTGTAG
- a CDS encoding DNA cytosine methyltransferase, which produces MSIRDRPALVAYEFFAGGGLAGLGLEGFRTLFANDMDAAKAASWRANHEAAIAVGDVWDLTAADLPGQADLAWASSPCQDVSLAGARAGLDARRSGALWGFWRLIEALETGGRAPPVIVIENVVGLLTSGAGRDFGAICEALAGAGYRVGALEMDTAHWLPQSRPRLFVVAMRGVSGPVAAGPVALFHPARVITAQQRLSGRAKAAWVWWSLPAPPRRNLDLAALLEPDDAVGWFTDAQTGALLALTAPLHRDRLEAARASGERRVAAAFRRVRIEAGQKVQRLELRFDGLAGCLRTPSGGSSRQYVIVCVGGKVRARRLTGREAARLMGVPDTYILPRGETAALKLMGDAVAVPVVQALAEGLLRPALEGRAVSPGSACPAPT; this is translated from the coding sequence ATGTCGATTCGCGATCGTCCGGCCCTCGTGGCCTATGAGTTCTTCGCCGGGGGCGGGCTGGCGGGTCTGGGCCTCGAGGGCTTCCGGACCCTGTTCGCCAACGACATGGATGCGGCCAAGGCGGCCAGCTGGCGGGCCAATCACGAGGCCGCCATCGCGGTCGGTGACGTCTGGGACCTGACGGCCGCCGATCTGCCGGGGCAGGCCGATCTGGCCTGGGCCTCATCCCCCTGCCAGGACGTCAGCCTGGCCGGTGCGCGGGCGGGGCTGGACGCCCGTCGGTCGGGGGCCTTATGGGGCTTCTGGCGGCTGATCGAGGCGCTGGAGACCGGGGGCCGCGCGCCGCCCGTCATCGTCATCGAGAATGTCGTCGGACTTCTGACCTCCGGCGCGGGTCGGGATTTCGGCGCGATCTGCGAGGCTCTGGCCGGGGCGGGCTATCGCGTCGGGGCCCTGGAGATGGACACGGCCCACTGGCTGCCGCAGTCACGGCCCCGGCTGTTCGTGGTCGCGATGCGGGGTGTTTCGGGGCCGGTCGCGGCGGGACCGGTCGCCCTGTTCCATCCTGCGCGGGTCATCACGGCGCAACAGCGTCTGTCCGGGCGGGCGAAGGCGGCGTGGGTCTGGTGGTCCCTGCCCGCGCCGCCTCGGCGCAACCTCGATCTGGCCGCCCTGCTGGAACCGGACGATGCTGTGGGCTGGTTTACGGACGCGCAGACCGGAGCCCTGCTGGCCCTGACCGCCCCGTTGCATCGCGACCGGCTGGAGGCCGCCCGCGCGTCGGGCGAGCGACGCGTCGCGGCCGCCTTTCGCCGGGTCCGGATCGAAGCGGGGCAGAAGGTCCAGCGGCTGGAGCTGCGGTTCGACGGCCTGGCGGGCTGTCTGCGCACGCCGTCCGGCGGGTCCTCGCGCCAGTATGTGATCGTCTGCGTGGGCGGCAAGGTGCGCGCCCGCCGCCTGACCGGGCGGGAGGCGGCGCGGCTGATGGGGGTGCCCGACACCTATATCCTGCCGCGCGGCGAGACGGCGGCGCTGAAGCTGATGGGCGACGCCGTGGCTGTGCCGGTCGTGCAGGCGCTGGCCGAGGGCCTGCTGCGCCCGGCGCTGGAGGGTCGCGCGGTCAGTCCAGGGTCGGCTTGCCCCGCCCCGACTTGA
- the arfB gene encoding alternative ribosome rescue aminoacyl-tRNA hydrolase ArfB, whose amino-acid sequence MTVIPEDELEFRFYRAGGPGGQNVNKVSTAVQMRFDVVNSPSLRDPVKARLMKLAGSRLTLDGVILITAVRHRTQERNRADAIARLQEMVDQASIAPTFRVPTRPTRASKERRLDGKTRRSDIKSGRGKPTLD is encoded by the coding sequence ATGACCGTCATTCCCGAGGACGAGCTGGAGTTCCGCTTCTATCGCGCCGGCGGGCCGGGCGGCCAGAACGTCAACAAGGTCTCGACCGCGGTGCAGATGCGGTTCGACGTGGTCAACTCGCCGTCGCTGCGCGATCCGGTCAAGGCGCGGCTGATGAAGCTGGCGGGCAGTCGGCTGACGCTGGACGGCGTGATCCTGATCACCGCCGTCCGTCACCGAACCCAGGAGCGCAACCGCGCCGACGCCATCGCCCGGCTGCAGGAGATGGTGGACCAGGCCTCGATCGCTCCGACTTTTCGCGTCCCGACCCGTCCGACGCGGGCGTCGAAGGAGCGGCGGCTGGACGGCAAGACCCGGCGTTCGGACATCAAGTCGGGGCGGGGCAAGCCGACCCTGGACTGA
- a CDS encoding YaiI/YqxD family protein has protein sequence MAPRIFIDADACPVKDEVYRVAERYGLHVFVVSNSWINTPRHRWIEQIVVDAGPDIADDWIAERAGPGDIVVTADIPLADRCLKAGAQALKSNGQPFTPDSIGSALAGRMVGEHLRSMGVATSGPPPFGPRDRSAFLQALDQAVVRARRISA, from the coding sequence ATGGCCCCCCGCATCTTCATCGACGCCGACGCCTGTCCGGTGAAGGACGAGGTCTATCGCGTGGCCGAGCGCTACGGCCTGCACGTCTTCGTCGTGTCCAACAGCTGGATCAACACCCCGCGCCACCGCTGGATCGAACAGATCGTGGTCGATGCCGGTCCCGACATCGCCGACGACTGGATCGCAGAGCGGGCGGGTCCGGGCGACATCGTCGTCACCGCCGACATCCCCCTCGCCGACCGCTGCCTGAAGGCCGGGGCCCAGGCGCTGAAGTCCAACGGTCAGCCCTTCACGCCGGACTCGATCGGCTCGGCCCTGGCCGGTCGGATGGTGGGCGAGCATCTGCGCTCGATGGGCGTGGCCACCTCCGGCCCGCCACCGTTCGGTCCTCGTGACCGCTCGGCCTTCCTGCAGGCGCTGGATCAGGCGGTGGTCAGGGCCAGGCGAATCTCGGCATGA